The following proteins are encoded in a genomic region of Pyricularia oryzae 70-15 chromosome 6, whole genome shotgun sequence:
- a CDS encoding NADH2 dehydrogenase subunit 14K: MVSRVVFWAGFGVAVRAWQLGLQMVPLFHKQGLWAYPFFGAVGGSFGYWLQGVDDRQTAMLAQRKEFLLEKRARRAQKLEAAETEAAAH; the protein is encoded by the exons ATGGTTTCCAGAGTCGTCTTTTGGGCCGGCTTCG GCGTGGCCGTCCGAGCGTGGCAGCTGGGTCTCCAGATGGTGCCGCTGTTCCACAAGCAAGGCCTCTGGGCTTACCCTTTCTTCGGTGCGGTCGGTGGTAGCTTTGGATACTGGCTGCAGGGCGTTGATGATAGGCAAACCGCCATGTTGGCACAGAGGAAAGAGTTCTTGCTGGAGAAGCGTGCAAGGAGAGCACAGAAGCTGGAGGCCGCTGAGACAGAGGCGGCTGCTCACTAG